The Streptomyces sp. NBC_00691 genome has a segment encoding these proteins:
- a CDS encoding CGNR zinc finger domain-containing protein, producing the protein MLIPHDTRIALDTVVDLMNTAPQGDRADELADIHGLRTFVHAHKISDVGDLGPADLRAVRAVREKFAAVFSAPESRIAAPLINQLVAGAGTTPQLTDHDGYDWHVHYFAPGASVADHLAADCGMALAFIVVAGEQERLRRCEAPDCGRAFVDLSRNRSRRYCDSRTCGNRLHVAAYRARRKEAAG; encoded by the coding sequence GTGCTGATCCCCCACGACACCCGGATCGCCCTCGACACAGTCGTCGATCTGATGAACACCGCGCCGCAGGGCGACCGGGCCGACGAGCTCGCGGACATCCACGGGCTGCGGACCTTCGTACACGCGCACAAGATCAGCGACGTGGGCGACCTCGGCCCGGCCGATCTCCGCGCCGTGCGCGCGGTGCGCGAGAAGTTCGCGGCGGTCTTCTCGGCCCCCGAATCCCGGATCGCGGCCCCCTTGATCAACCAGCTGGTGGCGGGTGCGGGGACCACGCCCCAGCTCACCGACCACGACGGCTACGACTGGCACGTGCACTACTTCGCGCCGGGCGCCTCGGTGGCCGACCACCTCGCGGCCGACTGCGGCATGGCGCTGGCGTTCATCGTGGTGGCGGGCGAGCAGGAGCGGCTGCGGCGCTGCGAGGCGCCGGACTGCGGCCGGGCCTTCGTCGACCTCTCCCGCAACCGCTCGCGCCGCTACTGCGACAGCCGCACCTGCGGCAACCGACTGCACGTGGCCGCCTACCGGGCGCGCCGCAAGGAGGCCGCGGGCTGA